One window of the Archaeoglobus sulfaticallidus PM70-1 genome contains the following:
- a CDS encoding V-type ATP synthase subunit E → MPLEPVIEEIVKKGQQRVSEIKSEAEKEVEKIVVEAEEKAKEILKKARDTAENEVERLRKQEISSINLEMKREELNRRKEVLEAVYEKLVEKVKSMDKEEKKKLMEKLLKANEKEGYRVYSNKEDEEIVKSISKMEYAGNIECIGGVVLESADGQFRINLTFDEMLSTLFESKMKEVSEILFK, encoded by the coding sequence ATGCCGCTGGAACCAGTAATTGAAGAGATAGTCAAAAAGGGGCAGCAGAGAGTTTCAGAGATAAAGAGTGAGGCTGAGAAAGAGGTTGAGAAGATAGTGGTTGAAGCCGAAGAGAAAGCAAAAGAAATATTGAAGAAAGCAAGGGATACAGCAGAAAATGAGGTTGAGAGACTGAGGAAGCAGGAGATTTCAAGCATAAATCTTGAGATGAAAAGGGAAGAACTGAACAGAAGGAAGGAAGTGCTGGAAGCAGTTTACGAGAAACTCGTGGAGAAAGTGAAGTCCATGGATAAGGAAGAGAAAAAGAAGCTCATGGAAAAGCTTCTGAAGGCAAATGAGAAAGAGGGGTACAGGGTTTACTCTAACAAGGAGGATGAAGAGATCGTCAAGAGCATTTCAAAAATGGAGTATGCAGGGAACATTGAGTGCATAGGTGGAGTTGTGCTGGAGAGTGCTGACGGACAGTTCAGGATAAACCTGACTTTCGACGAGATGCTGAGCACACTCTTTGAGAGCAAGATGAAGGAAGTGTCGGAAATATTGTTCAAGTAA
- a CDS encoding V-type ATP synthase subunit F — translation MSELMVIGDPDFNIGFRLSGIRNIVDVTDETELPKIVEEALQKKGIVVIKYDLYKSLPIQLKLRIEESIEPTFVKVGGEGGVEEIKEKIRKAIGVDLWKE, via the coding sequence ATGAGTGAACTGATGGTTATTGGTGATCCCGATTTCAATATCGGCTTCAGGCTTTCGGGGATCAGGAATATTGTCGATGTTACTGATGAAACAGAACTGCCAAAGATTGTTGAAGAGGCACTTCAGAAAAAGGGAATTGTGGTTATAAAATATGATCTTTATAAGAGTTTGCCAATCCAGCTTAAGTTGAGGATTGAGGAAAGCATAGAGCCAACCTTTGTGAAGGTTGGTGGAGAGGGTGGTGTTGAGGAGATTAAGGAGAAAATAAGAAAGGCGATAGGTGTTGACTTATGGAAGGAATGA
- a CDS encoding ubiquitin-like small modifier protein 1: protein MVKVKLFANFREAANTKEVEVEAKTIKELLQTLTTKFEKLKPLIYEGDRLRDYVHIMVNGRHIRSLNGIDTELKEEDVVAIFPPVSGG, encoded by the coding sequence ATGGTAAAGGTTAAGCTCTTCGCCAATTTCAGAGAGGCTGCAAACACAAAAGAGGTTGAAGTTGAGGCTAAAACTATCAAAGAGCTGCTCCAAACCCTGACAACAAAATTCGAGAAGCTCAAACCACTCATCTATGAAGGTGACAGGTTAAGGGATTATGTACACATAATGGTCAATGGAAGACATATCAGATCTCTGAATGGGATTGATACGGAACTTAAAGAGGAAGATGTTGTGGCTATTTTCCCACCAGTTAGCGGTGGTTGA
- the ahaH gene encoding ATP synthase archaeal subunit H — protein sequence MEKTEILSKIKEVEQKVEEDIKSAEEEKRKVILEAKEKAREIISNAEKEAEKIKNEIIEKAKVEIEKEKESIREKRLKEINDVVSKGKSRIDEAVDFLYQEFVGSI from the coding sequence ATGGAAAAAACAGAGATACTCTCAAAAATTAAAGAGGTAGAGCAGAAAGTGGAAGAGGATATCAAATCCGCCGAGGAGGAGAAGAGAAAGGTCATTCTTGAGGCTAAAGAGAAGGCGAGGGAGATCATTTCTAATGCTGAGAAAGAAGCTGAAAAAATCAAAAATGAGATCATCGAGAAAGCCAAGGTGGAAATAGAGAAAGAGAAAGAGAGCATCAGGGAGAAGAGACTGAAGGAGATAAATGATGTAGTTTCTAAGGGTAAATCTAGAATTGATGAAGCTGTAGATTTCTTGTATCAGGAATTTGTGGGGTCGATCTAA
- a CDS encoding F0F1-type ATP synthase subunit c/vacuolar-type H+-ATPase subunit K — MPVEGFVAIGAGLAVGLAGIGAGLGEQGIGAAAVGAMAEDPDFFGRGLLMTVIPETIVIFGLVISFLLMFM; from the coding sequence ATGCCGGTAGAGGGTTTTGTGGCAATAGGAGCTGGTTTGGCTGTAGGATTGGCTGGAATTGGTGCTGGTCTTGGTGAACAGGGAATTGGTGCAGCGGCTGTGGGGGCAATGGCAGAAGACCCCGACTTCTTCGGTAGGGGTCTGTTGATGACAGTTATCCCAGAGACAATCGTTATCTTCGGACTAGTCATCTCGTTCCTGCTGATGTTCATGTGA
- a CDS encoding DUF134 domain-containing protein translates to MGRRKSARRICYKTKVKGFIPKFEDSRPELGDKILLTHEEIEALRLVDLLGMTHEEASIVMGVSRKAFWRDLKRARRKLVTALVEGKAIEIEEGEYVFEKIRLPKCRGCEHDISELIVLCPTCGRGYDG, encoded by the coding sequence GTGGGTAGGAGAAAGTCGGCGAGAAGGATATGCTACAAGACGAAAGTTAAAGGCTTCATCCCGAAATTTGAGGATAGTCGTCCTGAGCTTGGAGATAAAATTTTGCTGACCCATGAGGAGATTGAAGCACTGAGATTAGTTGACCTGCTCGGGATGACGCATGAGGAGGCATCAATTGTTATGGGTGTTTCGAGAAAAGCTTTCTGGAGGGACCTCAAGAGAGCGAGAAGAAAGCTTGTAACCGCCCTGGTTGAAGGAAAGGCTATAGAGATTGAGGAAGGAGAGTATGTGTTTGAGAAAATAAGGCTGCCCAAATGCAGAGGATGTGAGCACGATATTTCTGAACTGATAGTTCTGTGTCCAACATGTGGGAGGGGATATGATGGCTGA
- a CDS encoding ATP synthase subunit A gives MEGMKGEVYRVSGPLVVAEGIKPRMYDVCRVGEEGLMGEVVGLQGAKTLIQVYEDTSGVKPGDVVINTGAPLSVELGPGLIKSFYDGIQRPLPALKESSGDFISRGIQAPGLSRDAVWEFKPTVKKGDKVNPGEIIGTVQETEIVEHRILVPPNVGGVITEIYEGKFKVDDVVAVLDNGTELKLYHKWPVREARPYQEKLPPLIPLMTGQRILDTFFPVAKGGTAAIPGPFGSGKTVTQHQLAKWSDTEIVVYVGCGERGNEMTEVLEEFPELIDPKSGKPLMERTVLIANTSNMPVAAREASVYTGITIAEYFRDMGYNVAVQADSTSRWAEAMREISGRLEEMPGEEGYPAYLASRLAEFYERAGRVKTLGGNVGSVTVVGAVSPPGGDFSEPVTQNTLRIVKVFWALDAKLAARRHFPAINWLQSYSLYLDVLEDWFKENVSPEFVELRKWAMSVLQEEANLQEIVQLVGSDALPDSQRVLLEIARYIREFYLQQYAYHPVDTYCSFQKQYDMLKAIKELNDIFYKALEAGRLVSEIEEVEGKDEFERSKLEEDYKPKLEAAIEKIRKALLG, from the coding sequence ATGGAAGGAATGAAGGGTGAAGTTTATCGAGTTTCAGGACCTCTTGTTGTTGCAGAAGGAATTAAGCCGAGAATGTACGATGTGTGTAGAGTTGGAGAAGAAGGGTTAATGGGTGAAGTGGTAGGTCTCCAGGGGGCAAAGACACTCATTCAGGTTTATGAGGATACTTCAGGTGTAAAGCCCGGCGATGTCGTCATCAACACTGGTGCACCACTGAGCGTTGAACTGGGTCCGGGTTTGATCAAGTCGTTCTATGATGGAATTCAGAGACCACTCCCGGCACTCAAGGAATCAAGTGGAGACTTCATATCCAGAGGTATTCAGGCTCCTGGCCTTAGCAGAGATGCTGTATGGGAGTTCAAACCTACTGTAAAGAAAGGTGACAAAGTAAATCCGGGTGAAATAATCGGTACAGTTCAGGAGACTGAGATCGTTGAGCACAGAATTCTTGTGCCTCCAAATGTTGGCGGTGTTATTACAGAGATATACGAGGGCAAGTTCAAGGTGGATGATGTTGTTGCCGTACTGGACAATGGAACCGAGCTGAAGCTTTATCACAAGTGGCCGGTCAGAGAGGCAAGGCCATATCAGGAGAAGCTTCCACCACTCATACCATTGATGACTGGGCAGAGAATTCTTGATACATTCTTCCCAGTTGCTAAGGGTGGAACCGCAGCAATCCCAGGCCCATTCGGTTCAGGAAAGACTGTTACCCAGCACCAGCTTGCGAAGTGGAGTGATACAGAGATAGTCGTCTATGTTGGATGCGGTGAGAGAGGAAATGAGATGACAGAGGTTCTTGAGGAGTTCCCAGAGCTGATAGATCCAAAGTCAGGTAAGCCATTGATGGAGAGGACTGTTCTTATAGCCAACACATCTAACATGCCAGTCGCTGCAAGAGAGGCTTCAGTCTATACAGGTATCACAATAGCCGAGTACTTCAGAGACATGGGTTACAATGTGGCTGTTCAGGCAGACTCCACAAGCAGATGGGCAGAGGCAATGAGAGAGATCTCTGGAAGACTTGAGGAGATGCCAGGTGAAGAGGGTTATCCCGCTTACCTGGCTTCAAGGCTTGCAGAGTTCTATGAGAGGGCTGGAAGAGTTAAGACGCTCGGTGGAAATGTGGGCAGTGTTACTGTCGTAGGAGCAGTCTCTCCACCGGGTGGAGACTTCAGTGAGCCGGTTACTCAGAACACCCTGAGAATTGTCAAGGTGTTCTGGGCACTTGATGCAAAGCTTGCTGCGAGAAGACACTTCCCGGCTATCAACTGGTTGCAGAGCTACAGCCTGTATCTGGATGTTCTCGAGGACTGGTTCAAGGAGAATGTGTCTCCAGAGTTCGTTGAGCTCAGAAAGTGGGCTATGAGCGTTTTGCAGGAAGAGGCTAACCTGCAGGAGATTGTTCAGCTTGTTGGTAGTGATGCTCTACCAGACAGCCAGAGAGTTTTGCTTGAAATAGCAAGATACATCAGGGAGTTCTATCTCCAGCAGTATGCATATCACCCGGTTGATACATACTGCAGCTTCCAGAAGCAGTACGACATGCTTAAGGCCATAAAGGAGCTGAACGACATCTTCTACAAGGCTCTTGAAGCAGGGAGACTGGTCAGCGAGATTGAAGAAGTAGAGGGCAAGGACGAGTTCGAGAGATCCAAGCTCGAAGAGGACTACAAGCCAAAGCTCGAGGCAGCGATTGAGAAGATTAGGAAAGCATTGCTGGGGTGA
- a CDS encoding V-type ATP synthase subunit I: protein MFKPVEMVKISIVGSKDHFEKTAEVLHKLNLLHIEDFAEEGEYFRIGEPLSRASKASKFLVTLRSMLSYIKVDPAYEPKRVYSISELDSVLEKKVSELESEITARLEEIRKAEEQIRKLEDEKKVLAPLKALNIPVNLLKGYKNLKVFVGYFTANPMEKIMEVTKEFEIIFSEYEKEFVGAIFVKNEHAQDVFKVIQEFGYREIPVPDFEGSYDERLSEIERETSELKSKIKSLRTEMESLEKENLDLMLAMEEHLTIELEKSELPLRAAVSKYAFVLAGYVPKEKFDLVKNEVTSATNGKVVVEKLDDELKPPTALKNPRFAKPFELLTMTYTTPKYHEVDPTTLMAIVFPLMFGFMLGDIGYGICILALCLWLKKKFRTPGWQDLFNILIYSSVSTIVFGFIYGELFGFELFGHESFLAEITHNEAFVHFPHVNRLELAPAILVLTIAIGVIHMAIGYIFGILNVAKEHGWKHAVYEKLNWLLALISIAFIIMGFIINQMSGAFAFAPNFAYYIAAPLIIIWAALTIMGEGAMFLIEYLTLLSNTISYARLLAVGLASVGFAIAFNYMVLEMLFPAGIVGIIAGIIVFLLGHFINLLLGVLDPGLQSLRLHYVEHFVKFFEGGGIKYNPFGKIRKFTKEE, encoded by the coding sequence ATGTTCAAGCCTGTGGAGATGGTTAAAATCTCCATAGTAGGCTCAAAGGATCACTTTGAAAAAACGGCTGAAGTTCTGCACAAGCTGAATCTTCTGCACATTGAGGACTTTGCTGAAGAGGGGGAGTATTTCAGGATCGGTGAGCCTCTCTCGAGGGCATCCAAAGCATCGAAGTTCCTGGTCACCCTGAGGTCAATGCTCTCATATATTAAAGTGGATCCAGCCTACGAGCCGAAGAGGGTTTACAGCATATCTGAACTCGACTCAGTTCTTGAGAAAAAAGTTTCCGAACTTGAATCTGAGATAACAGCAAGGCTTGAGGAGATCAGGAAGGCTGAGGAGCAGATAAGGAAGCTTGAGGATGAGAAGAAAGTTCTCGCTCCACTCAAAGCCTTAAACATTCCTGTGAATTTACTTAAAGGCTATAAGAACCTCAAGGTCTTCGTTGGCTACTTCACAGCAAACCCGATGGAAAAGATAATGGAAGTAACAAAAGAGTTCGAGATTATATTCAGCGAATACGAGAAGGAATTCGTTGGGGCAATATTCGTAAAGAATGAGCATGCTCAGGATGTCTTTAAGGTAATTCAGGAGTTCGGATACAGGGAGATCCCTGTCCCGGACTTCGAGGGGAGCTACGATGAGAGGCTTTCAGAGATCGAGAGAGAGACCTCAGAGTTGAAGAGCAAGATAAAGTCTCTGAGGACTGAGATGGAGAGCTTGGAGAAAGAAAACCTCGATCTGATGCTTGCAATGGAGGAACATCTTACAATAGAGCTTGAGAAGAGCGAGTTACCTCTCAGAGCGGCTGTATCCAAGTACGCTTTCGTACTTGCGGGTTATGTGCCGAAAGAGAAGTTTGATCTCGTCAAAAACGAGGTAACCTCTGCAACTAATGGCAAGGTTGTGGTTGAGAAGCTTGACGATGAGCTGAAACCACCAACGGCCCTGAAGAATCCGAGATTTGCAAAGCCCTTCGAGTTGCTGACCATGACATATACAACGCCGAAGTATCATGAAGTGGATCCAACGACATTGATGGCAATCGTGTTCCCGTTGATGTTTGGTTTTATGCTTGGTGACATCGGTTATGGTATTTGTATTCTTGCACTCTGTCTCTGGCTGAAAAAGAAGTTCAGGACACCTGGATGGCAGGACCTGTTTAATATTCTGATCTATTCATCCGTTTCAACGATCGTATTCGGGTTCATATACGGTGAGCTCTTCGGCTTTGAGCTCTTCGGACATGAGAGCTTCCTTGCAGAAATAACGCACAACGAAGCCTTCGTGCACTTCCCGCATGTAAACAGGCTCGAGTTGGCTCCAGCTATACTCGTGCTGACGATCGCCATCGGTGTTATCCACATGGCTATCGGTTACATTTTCGGTATCCTGAATGTTGCAAAGGAGCACGGATGGAAGCATGCAGTGTATGAAAAGCTCAACTGGCTTCTCGCACTGATATCGATTGCATTCATAATCATGGGATTCATAATAAACCAGATGAGCGGTGCCTTTGCATTTGCACCGAATTTCGCGTACTACATCGCAGCGCCGCTTATAATAATCTGGGCAGCGCTTACAATAATGGGCGAGGGTGCGATGTTCCTGATCGAGTACCTGACACTGCTCAGCAACACGATAAGCTACGCTCGATTGCTTGCGGTAGGTCTGGCGAGTGTTGGTTTTGCTATAGCTTTCAACTACATGGTCCTCGAGATGTTGTTCCCAGCAGGAATAGTCGGCATTATTGCGGGTATTATAGTCTTCTTGCTGGGACACTTCATCAATCTGCTGCTCGGAGTCCTTGATCCCGGGCTGCAGAGTTTGCGACTCCACTATGTGGAGCATTTTGTTAAATTCTTCGAGGGTGGTGGAATAAAATACAATCCGTTTGGAAAAATTAGGAAATTTACGAAGGAGGAGTGA
- a CDS encoding Yip1 family protein yields the protein MKLITNPNEFFQELSREDVRIQKPMTIVVAIAAIISAYQYLLAAKLSQVIPSDLAGFFVVGAYIGIIGSFIGIFAVWLILTVMMHGLSSLLFNGKGSFRRTFEFTGYGFLPSLVGSLVTIPMSAYYVLNAKVPKISIEQLQQNPEIVKSVLLSILPRDLVYSNLIINLAITVWSLTLWTFAIKHARNLTTKRAFVSALIPTMLFGLYQAYSFIRLLLP from the coding sequence ATGAAGCTAATAACCAACCCCAACGAGTTTTTTCAAGAACTCAGCAGAGAGGATGTCAGAATACAAAAACCGATGACAATCGTTGTAGCCATAGCAGCGATAATTTCAGCGTATCAGTACCTGCTGGCAGCAAAACTCAGTCAAGTCATCCCGTCTGACTTGGCTGGATTTTTCGTAGTGGGTGCTTACATCGGCATAATAGGCTCATTCATAGGCATATTCGCCGTCTGGCTAATATTGACAGTGATGATGCATGGATTATCATCGTTGTTGTTTAACGGCAAAGGCTCATTTAGGAGAACCTTTGAGTTTACAGGCTACGGGTTTCTACCTTCGCTTGTTGGATCTCTTGTAACTATCCCAATGTCAGCCTACTATGTGCTGAATGCAAAAGTTCCAAAGATTAGCATAGAACAGTTGCAGCAGAATCCCGAGATCGTGAAGTCTGTTTTGCTGTCCATTCTCCCGCGGGATTTAGTTTACTCCAACCTAATAATAAATCTGGCAATAACTGTATGGTCTCTAACGTTGTGGACTTTTGCCATAAAACATGCACGCAACCTGACGACTAAAAGGGCTTTTGTGTCGGCTTTGATTCCCACTATGCTGTTTGGGCTTTACCAGGCTTACTCGTTCATTAGACTTCTATTGCCTTAA
- a CDS encoding stage II sporulation protein M, which produces MNTSVIILILLSALLYIFGIILGYGLLNDLTDHSLAIKVKYNNNSLLQFSYQSIIATNLNLILILLLGFGVVTSINLVFNGANLAFLYIESLRRGMDLWNFLILTLPHGIFEIPAIIIAGAAGFKIPYEIIRYLVGKKETILTKEDVKEYLTLALISIILIVIAAWIEANITLKMAKSMLGRW; this is translated from the coding sequence ATGAATACTAGTGTCATTATACTAATTTTGTTGTCTGCATTGCTTTACATTTTTGGGATAATTTTAGGTTACGGCTTGCTTAATGATCTCACAGACCACTCTTTGGCTATTAAAGTTAAATACAACAATAATTCACTTTTACAATTTTCTTATCAGAGTATCATAGCGACAAATTTAAATTTGATATTAATTTTGCTGTTAGGATTTGGTGTCGTGACTTCCATAAACCTCGTCTTCAATGGAGCAAATTTGGCCTTTCTGTACATTGAGAGTCTCAGAAGGGGGATGGATCTTTGGAATTTTCTGATTCTAACGCTCCCTCACGGCATCTTCGAAATTCCCGCCATAATCATAGCGGGAGCTGCAGGATTCAAAATCCCCTACGAGATCATAAGATATTTAGTAGGTAAAAAAGAAACAATTCTAACAAAAGAAGACGTCAAAGAATATCTAACCTTAGCCTTAATCTCGATCATCCTGATCGTGATAGCAGCATGGATTGAGGCTAATATAACATTAAAGATGGCCAAATCGATGTTAGGGAGGTGGTAG
- a CDS encoding V-type ATP synthase subunit C, whose protein sequence is MPGIFKMLIGTKPSEWAYIVSRVRVMSRKLIPGDEYNKLVNMDLDEIIRYLEESEYKKEIDELGFKYHGLTLIDYAFSLNLSRTYNKLIRVSKGVPRDLISAYLRRYDIYNIINIIRGKMFNFPVEEVEATIIPAGEYDMEFFKSLMMKESIEEIAKVFEGTQFYPALEKLVRVCPMSEFEDDLYKIYYNTLAGIKAESLDMKYFIDFIKMEVDIKNIKTILRMKKEGGTADEIMTKIIPRGLQIHEAEARKLAALELDELMKSLEGYWFWEGMKDQVESELSKIEAALDRIWVKKVLSKSHSYPLSILPVMAFILLKKIEIDNLRIIARGKAVGLDNESIKEQLIIAR, encoded by the coding sequence ATGCCGGGAATTTTCAAGATGCTCATAGGAACAAAGCCATCTGAGTGGGCCTACATAGTCTCCAGAGTAAGGGTGATGAGCAGGAAGCTCATACCGGGAGATGAGTACAACAAGCTGGTGAACATGGATCTCGATGAGATAATCAGGTACCTTGAGGAGTCTGAGTACAAGAAGGAAATTGATGAGCTTGGCTTTAAGTACCATGGCCTAACGCTAATAGACTACGCTTTTTCTTTAAACCTTTCCAGGACATATAACAAGCTTATAAGGGTCTCTAAAGGAGTGCCGAGAGATCTGATCTCAGCGTATCTCCGGAGATACGATATCTACAATATAATAAATATCATCAGAGGCAAGATGTTCAACTTTCCGGTAGAGGAGGTTGAGGCAACGATTATTCCAGCTGGAGAATACGACATGGAGTTCTTCAAATCTTTGATGATGAAAGAGAGCATTGAAGAAATTGCAAAGGTTTTCGAGGGGACACAGTTCTATCCAGCTTTAGAAAAGCTCGTGAGAGTTTGCCCAATGAGCGAATTTGAGGATGACCTGTACAAGATCTACTACAATACACTAGCTGGAATTAAGGCAGAGTCTCTGGATATGAAGTACTTCATAGACTTCATAAAGATGGAAGTGGACATAAAGAACATAAAAACGATCCTCAGAATGAAGAAAGAGGGCGGTACTGCGGATGAAATAATGACGAAAATAATCCCGAGGGGGTTGCAGATACACGAAGCTGAGGCAAGAAAGCTTGCAGCTCTTGAGCTGGACGAACTCATGAAGTCCTTGGAAGGATATTGGTTCTGGGAAGGAATGAAAGATCAGGTTGAAAGTGAACTTTCAAAGATTGAAGCAGCACTCGACAGGATATGGGTCAAGAAGGTGCTCTCGAAATCTCACAGCTACCCGCTCTCGATCCTACCAGTGATGGCGTTCATACTCCTGAAGAAAATAGAGATAGACAACCTGAGAATAATCGCAAGGGGAAAGGCTGTGGGGCTTGATAATGAGTCGATAAAAGAGCAGTTGATTATAGCAAGGTGA
- a CDS encoding Mrp/NBP35 family ATP-binding protein, whose product MAEKLELKGIKHKIVVMSGKGGVGKSTVAVNLAAKLSQKGYKVGLLDCDIHGPSVPKMLGVEGARFPVFDETIEPVIIPPSLKVVSIAFLLPESDTPVIWRGPMKFSITKQFLEKVDWGDLDYLIIDLPPGTGDEALNIAHLIASIDGAVIVSTPQDVALLSVRKSINFAKKLNIPVIGLIENMSGFACPNCGKEFNVFGKGNVERVCKEMDLRFLGYIPIDPAVAESGDYGEPFVVKYPESASSKAFDGIVDKVLEFVEAVNESNESNESGK is encoded by the coding sequence ATGGCTGAAAAACTCGAGCTTAAGGGAATCAAGCATAAGATTGTGGTGATGAGTGGAAAAGGTGGTGTTGGAAAGAGCACGGTTGCAGTCAATCTGGCAGCCAAGCTATCTCAGAAGGGCTATAAAGTTGGACTGCTGGACTGTGACATCCATGGCCCAAGCGTTCCAAAAATGCTCGGTGTGGAGGGGGCAAGATTCCCGGTTTTTGATGAGACCATAGAACCTGTGATAATCCCACCAAGCCTGAAGGTGGTATCCATTGCCTTCCTGCTTCCGGAAAGTGACACGCCGGTGATATGGAGAGGGCCAATGAAGTTTTCCATCACAAAGCAGTTCCTCGAGAAGGTGGACTGGGGAGATCTGGATTACCTGATAATAGATCTTCCTCCTGGGACGGGAGATGAGGCATTGAACATAGCGCATCTCATCGCCAGCATTGATGGAGCGGTGATAGTGTCCACACCTCAGGATGTAGCTTTACTCAGCGTTAGAAAATCAATAAACTTTGCTAAAAAGCTGAACATTCCTGTGATTGGGTTAATAGAGAATATGAGCGGGTTTGCTTGTCCAAATTGTGGTAAGGAGTTCAATGTTTTCGGCAAGGGCAATGTTGAAAGAGTTTGCAAGGAAATGGATCTGAGATTTCTCGGATATATCCCGATAGACCCTGCCGTGGCTGAGAGCGGTGATTATGGAGAGCCATTTGTTGTCAAGTATCCAGAATCAGCAAGTTCTAAGGCCTTTGATGGTATAGTTGATAAGGTTCTTGAATTCGTTGAAGCTGTCAACGAATCCAACGAATCCAACGAATCAGGCAAATGA
- a CDS encoding molybdopterin molybdotransferase MoeA, translated as MLSYNEALSSIKRFVPDIGKEKVPVEDSVGRVVYEDIRAIADYPPHDISLFDGYALKNYELGKIESGIKNYRWVNTGDIVEDEVVVKVEDAEITSDGLIAHSVFQPAKKGEEYRKEEVILKKGTKITLNHVIAMKNCGVEEVVVYRKPRVAVIPTGDELNKIIIETNGLMISELLSGWGCEVERFEPLKDDFNLISEEIESLDHDLIVTSGGTSIGRRDIVRKVVERKGEIIFSKSKIKPGRTTIFGMIQTPIFCLAGMQSACLSGLLFYVRKFVCWIFGLEDKPFRGFTTTDIRKNKEYTQLFLSHYNGSEVNIVKGKSFLKDFVASNSYFVLSEGVESAPTGSLVNIHFLEFLI; from the coding sequence GTGCTGTCCTATAACGAAGCTCTGAGTTCAATAAAAAGATTTGTGCCTGATATTGGGAAGGAGAAGGTGCCGGTAGAGGATAGCGTTGGCAGGGTGGTTTATGAAGACATCAGGGCGATAGCAGATTATCCACCACACGATATATCACTATTTGACGGGTATGCTCTTAAAAACTATGAGCTTGGAAAAATTGAGTCCGGGATCAAAAACTATAGATGGGTTAATACTGGAGATATTGTTGAGGATGAGGTTGTTGTTAAAGTAGAGGATGCTGAGATAACATCAGACGGGCTGATTGCCCACAGCGTTTTTCAACCTGCTAAGAAAGGTGAGGAATATCGGAAGGAAGAGGTTATTTTGAAAAAAGGGACTAAAATTACGCTGAACCATGTCATAGCAATGAAAAACTGCGGTGTTGAAGAGGTGGTGGTTTACAGAAAGCCAAGAGTGGCAGTAATCCCAACAGGAGATGAGCTTAACAAGATCATAATTGAAACGAACGGTCTGATGATCTCAGAGCTTCTATCTGGCTGGGGATGCGAGGTGGAAAGGTTTGAACCTCTGAAAGATGATTTTAATCTAATTTCTGAGGAAATTGAGTCTCTAGATCATGATCTGATTGTTACATCTGGAGGCACATCCATCGGAAGGAGGGATATTGTTAGGAAAGTAGTTGAAAGGAAAGGGGAGATCATCTTCTCAAAATCGAAAATAAAGCCGGGAAGAACAACCATATTTGGGATGATTCAAACCCCTATCTTCTGCCTTGCAGGGATGCAGTCGGCATGCCTTTCTGGCTTATTGTTTTATGTGAGAAAATTTGTATGCTGGATATTCGGTCTGGAGGATAAGCCCTTCAGAGGGTTTACCACCACAGATATACGAAAAAATAAGGAATACACTCAATTGTTTCTCTCTCATTATAATGGTTCTGAAGTTAATATTGTTAAGGGTAAATCTTTTTTAAAGGATTTTGTAGCCTCAAACAGCTATTTTGTATTGAGTGAAGGGGTTGAGAGCGCTCCTACTGGTTCTTTGGTTAACATTCATTTTTTGGAGTTTTTAATTTAA
- a CDS encoding stage II sporulation protein M has translation MGSSTMINLSFNGILLGALLKKSITNSISLQNFLLLVIPHGIFEIPAIIIAGAAGFKIPYEIVRYLVGKKETILTKEDTKEYLTLAVI, from the coding sequence ATGGGATCATCAACCATGATCAACTTATCATTTAACGGAATTCTATTAGGTGCTTTGTTAAAAAAATCAATTACAAATAGTATTAGTTTGCAAAATTTTTTGCTCCTAGTCATACCTCACGGTATATTCGAAATCCCAGCTATCATCATAGCTGGGGCAGCAGGTTTTAAGATTCCCTACGAAATTGTAAGATATTTAGTAGGTAAAAAAGAAACAATTCTAACAAAAGAAGACACAAAAGAATACCTAACCCTCGCAGTAATTTAG